Proteins encoded in a region of the uncultured Paludibaculum sp. genome:
- a CDS encoding ABC transporter permease, with product MRPIQALYMKLRAALLRARVEREMEAELADHLESETQDLMARGLSEAEARRRAVEALGRPDIVREECRDARGTVWWEQLRQDVSFSLRLLWKNRVFSSMALATMALGIGSTTAVFSLIDGLLLRPLPFARPDRLFHVNDIDMVGAFGTLRSNAQLAEYAAHLDVHPFNAAGRERPESLRGCEVSANFFGVLDARPRLGRTFSTEEERPQGPRTVILSHGFWVDRFSARVDVIGQQLILDERPYEIVGVMPATFRYPSPEAQFWVPLKLNPASAGAYWGMGGLSVFARLRGEATQTAAEAELRAWVSRIRGMFPWRMPDEWGVGARMTGLQEHEVSGAKVRSLLLGAVAALVLLIVVVNLSSLLSGQSAARRREFSLRLSLGATPGRLARQLLTEALVLAMAGGGLGILLALAQWPLLKSLLPADTPRLSEISIDGRVLAFTAALSMACGLLFGLLPAMRAYRLTALVPTEDGRSTTTAKGARTGAALVVAEAAFATMLLVSSGMLLRSLSNVLRVDPGFQTQPVVTAQLRLNRETAASLEKTAAMFDRVHDRLVAYPGVVHVAAMNVLPLTQEASYVTAAIEDHPRPPDQPQIALWSTVVTPEHLATLGVRLLQGRGFTVADTQTSERVALISRSTARRFWPSGSPLGRRFRPVATQQWRTIVGVVDDVKNFSITGPPDWVEGEVYVPLTQSSYTPRSLALVARLDGDPSDFERALPATIAKVCTNCVVEKVASLQWVVDRAAATPRSMAGLVGSLALLALTLAAAGIFGVVHHGVVRRTRELGVRLALGAPRGNIARLVMATSLSYTLLGTTVGVSLAWVLARWMRTLLYGMTEHDPAAFGGAPLVLIAMAVCASLGPIYRAVRIDPATVLRDS from the coding sequence ATGCGGCCGATTCAAGCGCTGTATATGAAGCTGCGAGCCGCGCTGCTGCGGGCACGCGTCGAACGGGAAATGGAGGCCGAACTGGCCGATCACCTGGAGTCGGAGACGCAGGACCTGATGGCCCGCGGCCTTTCCGAAGCAGAGGCTCGGAGGCGTGCCGTCGAGGCATTAGGGCGGCCGGATATCGTGAGAGAGGAGTGCCGGGACGCGCGCGGAACGGTGTGGTGGGAGCAGTTGCGGCAGGACGTGTCCTTCAGCCTGCGCCTGCTGTGGAAGAACCGCGTCTTCTCCTCAATGGCGCTTGCCACAATGGCCTTGGGCATCGGCTCCACGACAGCCGTGTTCAGTCTGATTGACGGGCTGTTACTGCGGCCATTGCCGTTTGCCAGGCCAGACCGTCTATTCCACGTCAACGACATCGACATGGTGGGGGCATTCGGCACGCTCAGGTCGAACGCGCAGTTGGCCGAGTACGCAGCGCATCTGGATGTTCACCCGTTCAACGCGGCCGGACGGGAGCGGCCGGAAAGCCTGAGAGGCTGCGAAGTCTCCGCGAACTTCTTTGGGGTTCTCGATGCCCGTCCGCGGTTGGGTCGCACATTCTCAACGGAAGAGGAGCGGCCGCAGGGGCCACGCACGGTGATTCTCAGCCACGGTTTCTGGGTCGATCGTTTCAGCGCGCGAGTGGACGTCATCGGTCAGCAGTTGATTCTGGACGAACGCCCTTACGAGATCGTCGGCGTCATGCCGGCCACATTCCGCTACCCATCGCCGGAGGCCCAGTTCTGGGTTCCTCTGAAGCTGAATCCGGCTTCGGCGGGGGCGTACTGGGGCATGGGCGGTCTGTCCGTATTTGCACGGTTGCGTGGAGAGGCTACGCAGACGGCGGCAGAGGCGGAGTTGCGCGCCTGGGTCTCGCGCATCCGTGGCATGTTCCCATGGCGCATGCCGGATGAGTGGGGCGTGGGCGCGCGGATGACGGGCCTGCAGGAGCACGAAGTCTCCGGAGCCAAAGTCCGCAGCCTGCTGCTGGGCGCCGTGGCGGCGCTGGTGCTTCTGATCGTCGTGGTGAACCTGTCGAGCCTGCTCTCGGGCCAGTCGGCGGCGCGCCGGCGGGAGTTCTCACTGCGCCTGTCTTTGGGCGCGACACCGGGCCGTCTGGCCCGCCAGTTGCTCACGGAGGCGTTGGTTCTGGCCATGGCCGGTGGAGGTCTGGGGATACTGCTGGCCCTTGCACAATGGCCGCTGTTGAAGAGTCTGCTGCCGGCGGACACCCCGCGTCTTTCCGAGATCAGCATCGATGGCCGGGTGCTGGCTTTCACCGCCGCCTTGTCGATGGCCTGTGGACTGTTGTTCGGCTTGTTGCCCGCGATGCGGGCATACCGCCTCACGGCACTCGTGCCCACCGAGGATGGTCGTTCCACCACGACCGCAAAGGGCGCGCGTACGGGCGCCGCCCTGGTGGTGGCCGAAGCCGCCTTTGCCACGATGTTGCTGGTGAGTTCGGGGATGCTGCTGCGCAGTTTGTCGAACGTGTTGCGAGTGGACCCCGGCTTCCAGACGCAGCCCGTAGTGACAGCGCAACTACGTCTGAATCGCGAAACGGCAGCGTCGCTGGAGAAGACCGCCGCGATGTTCGACCGGGTTCACGACCGGCTCGTCGCCTACCCAGGCGTCGTGCATGTGGCGGCCATGAATGTCCTGCCATTGACGCAGGAGGCCTCGTACGTCACTGCCGCAATCGAAGATCATCCGCGCCCACCCGACCAGCCTCAGATCGCGCTGTGGAGCACGGTGGTTACGCCAGAACACCTGGCCACGCTGGGCGTCCGACTGCTGCAGGGCCGCGGCTTCACGGTGGCAGACACTCAGACTTCCGAGCGTGTTGCGCTTATCAGCCGGTCGACAGCCCGGCGTTTCTGGCCCAGCGGCAGCCCTCTTGGGAGGCGTTTTCGGCCTGTCGCGACGCAACAGTGGCGCACGATTGTCGGCGTGGTGGACGATGTGAAGAACTTCAGCATCACGGGCCCGCCGGACTGGGTGGAGGGCGAAGTCTACGTGCCATTGACTCAATCGTCCTACACACCGCGCAGCCTCGCTCTTGTGGCCCGTCTGGATGGCGATCCGTCCGATTTTGAGCGGGCGCTCCCGGCGACGATCGCGAAAGTTTGCACGAACTGCGTGGTAGAGAAGGTGGCGAGCCTGCAATGGGTGGTGGACCGGGCGGCGGCTACTCCGCGTTCCATGGCTGGATTGGTGGGTAGCCTCGCGCTACTGGCGTTGACCCTGGCAGCCGCGGGCATCTTTGGGGTGGTCCATCACGGAGTCGTCCGGCGGACTCGCGAATTGGGCGTACGACTGGCCCTGGGTGCCCCGCGTGGAAACATCGCCAGACTCGTGATGGCAACAAGCCTGTCGTACACCCTGCTGGGCACGACTGTGGGGGTGTCGCTGGCCTGGGTGCTGGCACGGTGGATGAGGACGTTGCTGTATGGCATGACGGAGCACGATCCGGCGGCCTTTGGAGGCGCCCCGCTGGTGCTGATCGCCATGGCGGTCTGTGCAAGCCTGGGTCCGATCTACCGCGCCGTGCGCATCGATCCGGCCACTGTTCTGCGCGATAGCTGA
- a CDS encoding PadR family transcriptional regulator produces the protein MSKPGALLQGTLHVLILKILDLEPRTGWSISQRLRQMSNETLQVSHGSLYPALHKLEHEGWIVGEWKESTTGRPSKVYSLTRTGRRQLQVESGNWTRLSTAISGILETAQE, from the coding sequence ATGAGCAAACCGGGCGCGTTGTTGCAGGGCACGCTACATGTCCTGATTCTGAAGATTCTGGATCTCGAACCTCGAACGGGCTGGAGCATCTCGCAACGGTTGCGGCAAATGTCGAACGAGACGCTGCAGGTGAGCCACGGTTCTCTATATCCCGCGCTTCACAAACTGGAGCATGAGGGCTGGATCGTGGGCGAGTGGAAGGAGTCAACCACCGGGCGGCCGTCCAAGGTCTATTCCCTCACACGAACCGGACGGCGCCAGTTGCAGGTGGAGTCAGGCAACTGGACGCGCCTTTCCACAGCGATCAGCGGCATCCTCGAAACGGCGCAGGAGTGA
- a CDS encoding metalloregulator ArsR/SmtB family transcription factor, translating into MSSPKDDIDHIFHALGDPTRRAIVERLTAGPMSVSTLATPLDITLTAVVQHLQVLEESGLVRTEKVGRVRTCRVEPAGFAVLQKWLSDRRSIWERRLDQLGNLLAETDDEA; encoded by the coding sequence ATGAGCAGCCCTAAAGACGACATCGACCACATCTTCCACGCGCTGGGCGATCCCACACGCCGGGCCATCGTGGAGCGGCTGACCGCTGGTCCGATGTCGGTCTCGACACTGGCAACACCACTCGACATCACGTTGACGGCAGTAGTGCAACACCTGCAGGTGTTGGAAGAGAGCGGACTCGTCCGTACCGAGAAAGTCGGCCGGGTCCGCACTTGCAGAGTGGAACCGGCCGGATTCGCAGTGTTGCAGAAGTGGCTGTCCGACCGCCGCTCGATCTGGGAACGGCGGTTGGATCAGTTGGGCAACCTGCTGGCTGAGACGGACGACGAGGCCTAA
- a CDS encoding SRPBCC family protein → MADQPVIHSTFVIERRYPKPPEQVFAAFSDSEKKRRWFTAGEHHDLEEFEMDFRVGGAERLRYRFNENSPFPGVALTSEGSYQDIVPNRRIVMASTMAMADHRFSSSLLTIEVVPAEGGTDLICTHQGAFFEGADGPERREGGWHKLLDKLGESLA, encoded by the coding sequence ATGGCCGATCAACCCGTGATTCACAGTACCTTCGTGATCGAGCGACGGTATCCGAAACCACCGGAACAGGTCTTCGCTGCCTTCTCTGATTCGGAGAAGAAACGACGCTGGTTTACCGCCGGGGAACACCATGACCTGGAAGAGTTTGAGATGGATTTCCGAGTTGGCGGAGCGGAGCGGCTGCGCTACCGTTTCAACGAGAACAGCCCGTTTCCGGGAGTGGCACTGACCAGCGAAGGTAGCTATCAGGACATCGTCCCAAACCGGCGCATCGTCATGGCGTCGACTATGGCGATGGCGGATCACCGGTTCTCCAGTTCGCTGTTGACGATTGAAGTGGTACCGGCAGAGGGAGGAACGGACCTGATCTGCACACACCAGGGTGCGTTCTTCGAAGGGGCCGACGGTCCGGAGCGGCGGGAGGGGGGCTGGCACAAACTGCTCGACAAACTGGGAGAATCTCTGGCGTAG
- the moeB gene encoding molybdopterin-synthase adenylyltransferase MoeB, with the protein MSLTAEELDRYSRHIMLPEVGAEGQEKLKNSKVLLVGTGGLGAPLGLYLAAAGVGTIGLVDFDTVSVSNLQRQVIHGTKDIGRRKLDSAADTLLDINPNVKIVKHEVALTSENALAIVGAYDVVADGTDNFPTRYLVNDACVLTGKPNAYGSIFRFEGQASVFATEEGPCYRCLYPEPPPPGLVPSCAEGGVLGILPGVIGLIQATEVVKILLGIGQTLAGRLLLYDALNMKFRELKLRKNPDCPVCGTNRTVTKLIDYHQFCGMPKEISALEVKAKLARNDDFVLIDVREPHEHQARSIPEAKLIPLGQLPQRMLEIDRSKLVIVHCKSGMRSAKACTLLRESGYPNVLNMTGGIDAYPAS; encoded by the coding sequence GTGAGCCTGACGGCGGAAGAACTCGACCGCTATTCCCGCCACATCATGCTGCCCGAGGTGGGCGCCGAGGGGCAGGAAAAGCTGAAGAACTCGAAGGTCCTGCTGGTAGGTACCGGCGGATTGGGTGCTCCGTTGGGGCTCTACCTGGCGGCCGCTGGGGTCGGCACCATCGGACTGGTCGACTTCGACACGGTGAGCGTCTCCAACCTGCAGCGGCAGGTGATCCACGGGACCAAGGACATTGGCCGGCGCAAGCTGGATTCGGCGGCCGATACGCTGCTCGACATCAATCCAAACGTCAAGATCGTGAAGCATGAGGTGGCCCTGACCAGCGAGAACGCGCTGGCGATTGTGGGCGCCTACGACGTGGTCGCCGACGGTACGGACAACTTCCCTACCCGCTATCTGGTGAACGACGCCTGCGTGTTGACGGGCAAGCCGAATGCCTATGGCTCGATCTTCCGGTTTGAGGGCCAGGCCTCGGTATTCGCCACCGAAGAGGGTCCGTGCTATCGCTGTCTGTATCCGGAGCCGCCGCCTCCCGGGCTGGTGCCGAGTTGCGCCGAAGGCGGCGTGCTGGGGATTCTGCCTGGCGTGATCGGGCTGATTCAAGCGACGGAAGTCGTTAAGATTCTGCTGGGTATCGGCCAGACTCTGGCCGGACGGCTGCTGCTTTACGATGCCCTGAACATGAAGTTCCGCGAGCTGAAGCTGCGGAAGAATCCCGATTGTCCGGTGTGCGGCACGAACCGGACTGTCACCAAATTGATCGATTATCATCAGTTCTGTGGAATGCCCAAAGAAATCTCTGCCCTTGAAGTGAAGGCCAAGCTGGCGCGAAACGATGACTTCGTCCTGATTGATGTCCGTGAGCCGCATGAGCATCAGGCCCGCAGTATTCCCGAAGCAAAGCTGATCCCGCTGGGCCAGTTGCCGCAGCGCATGCTGGAGATCGACCGGTCGAAACTGGTGATCGTTCACTGCAAGTCGGGGATGCGCTCGGCGAAAGCATGTACGCTGCTCCGTGAGAGTGGCTACCCGAATGTTCTGAACATGACAGGCGGGATTGACGCTTACCCGGCGAGCTAA
- a CDS encoding MoaD/ThiS family protein: MATILIPTPLRQYAGGQSSVDATGTSVSEVLASLTSQHPALKTHLYNDEGRLRSFVNIYVNDEDIRYLDKEKTAVAAADTLSIVPSIAGGAA, translated from the coding sequence ATGGCCACAATCCTGATTCCGACCCCTCTCCGCCAGTATGCCGGCGGGCAGAGCAGCGTGGACGCCACGGGCACCAGCGTGAGTGAAGTTCTGGCATCGCTCACCAGCCAGCACCCTGCCCTGAAGACCCATCTCTACAATGACGAAGGCCGGTTGCGCTCGTTCGTGAACATCTATGTGAACGACGAAGACATCCGCTACCTGGACAAGGAAAAGACCGCCGTGGCGGCCGCCGATACGCTGAGTATCGTGCCCTCGATTGCCGGAGGCGCTGCGTGA
- a CDS encoding M67 family metallopeptidase: MLTGKLQIRYPTGTIVIRIEPHPWDVMLRHALDCYPRECCGILLGTLQDEDERTVTTAIACRNSYEGDQSDRFELDPKDQLAAQRLAREQKLEVLGFFHSHPDCDSYFSATDLANSWPWYSNIVISIRGGALHQAKAFRANETQTESTEEILTWPQS; this comes from the coding sequence ATGTTGACAGGGAAACTCCAGATTCGCTATCCTACTGGCACAATCGTGATTCGTATAGAACCGCACCCCTGGGACGTGATGCTGCGGCACGCTCTCGACTGCTACCCCCGTGAATGCTGCGGAATCCTACTGGGAACGCTACAGGACGAGGACGAGCGGACAGTCACCACAGCCATCGCCTGCCGCAATTCGTACGAAGGCGACCAATCGGACCGTTTTGAGCTGGATCCGAAGGACCAGCTTGCCGCCCAGCGCCTGGCCCGGGAACAAAAGCTCGAGGTTTTGGGATTCTTTCATTCCCACCCCGACTGCGATTCGTATTTTTCGGCGACGGATCTGGCCAACTCCTGGCCATGGTACTCCAATATCGTCATCTCCATCCGCGGCGGGGCGTTGCATCAGGCGAAGGCCTTCCGGGCCAATGAGACACAGACTGAATCGACTGAAGAGATCCTGACATGGCCACAATCCTGA
- a CDS encoding prepilin-type N-terminal cleavage/methylation domain-containing protein: MRRIQDRRRRGFSLIELLIVIAIILVIAAIAAPKLNNARMHSQEMAAIRQINTIHTAQTQYFSQFGKFAETLAQLGPPASGNAGPASADLIPGDLALGQKTGYVFTVTASKEGYTVTAVPKTFNNTGRRTFFSDQSLVIRENWGAEPATVASGEIK; this comes from the coding sequence ATGCGTCGTATTCAGGACCGCCGTCGTCGCGGATTCTCGCTGATCGAACTCCTCATCGTTATTGCCATCATTCTCGTGATTGCCGCGATTGCCGCGCCGAAGCTCAACAACGCTCGTATGCACTCCCAGGAGATGGCGGCGATTCGTCAGATCAACACCATCCATACGGCGCAGACGCAGTACTTCTCGCAGTTCGGCAAGTTCGCTGAGACTCTGGCGCAGCTTGGACCGCCCGCCTCCGGCAATGCGGGGCCGGCGTCGGCCGATCTAATTCCTGGCGATTTGGCTTTGGGCCAGAAGACGGGCTATGTCTTCACGGTAACAGCCAGCAAGGAAGGCTACACGGTGACGGCCGTGCCGAAGACCTTCAACAACACCGGACGTCGGACGTTCTTCTCCGACCAGAGCCTGGTGATCCGCGAGAACTGGGGCGCCGAACCGGCGACCGTAGCCAGCGGCGAGATCAAGTAA
- the kdsA gene encoding 3-deoxy-8-phosphooctulonate synthase, which produces MTPIPVIPGVVFGDGSLQFICGPCVIESEESIHRLAAGIGASLGAPYVFKASFDKANRSSLSSYRGPGMKAGLKILAGVKKSMGLPILTDIHEPGQCAKVAEVVDILQIPAFLCRQTDLLVEAGKTGRIVNIKKGQFVAPLDLRHAADKVASTGNTKVILTERGSSFGYNNLVVDMRALVMMRSLGFPVVFDATHSVQLPGAAGLTSGGAPEFIAPLARAAVATGVDGVFLEVHDNPAAALSDGANALKLDLLEPLAETLRRIHAARIG; this is translated from the coding sequence ATGACACCCATCCCCGTTATTCCCGGAGTGGTATTCGGCGACGGCTCGCTGCAATTCATCTGCGGCCCCTGTGTGATCGAGTCCGAGGAGAGTATCCACCGCCTGGCTGCCGGCATTGGGGCCAGCCTCGGCGCTCCATACGTCTTCAAAGCGTCCTTCGACAAGGCGAACCGGTCGTCGCTCAGCTCCTATCGGGGGCCGGGCATGAAGGCCGGCTTGAAGATCCTGGCCGGCGTGAAGAAGTCGATGGGGTTGCCGATTCTCACCGACATCCATGAGCCGGGACAATGCGCCAAGGTGGCGGAAGTCGTGGATATTCTTCAGATTCCGGCCTTCCTGTGCCGGCAGACCGATCTGCTGGTGGAGGCGGGCAAGACAGGCCGCATCGTCAACATCAAGAAGGGGCAATTCGTGGCTCCGCTGGACCTGCGACATGCCGCGGACAAGGTGGCGTCGACCGGCAACACCAAGGTCATCCTGACGGAACGCGGCTCGTCGTTCGGCTACAACAACCTGGTAGTGGATATGCGGGCGTTGGTGATGATGCGGTCGCTCGGCTTTCCCGTGGTGTTCGATGCCACGCATTCCGTGCAATTGCCGGGCGCAGCCGGGCTGACTTCTGGCGGTGCGCCGGAGTTTATCGCCCCTTTGGCCCGGGCCGCCGTGGCGACGGGCGTGGATGGGGTATTTCTGGAAGTTCACGACAACCCAGCGGCCGCGCTCTCCGATGGCGCCAACGCCCTGAAACTAGACCTTCTGGAGCCGTTGGCCGAGACCTTGCGGCGCATTCACGCGGCTCGAATCGGGTAA
- a CDS encoding CTP synthase: MAKYIFVTGGVVSSLGKGIAAASIGCLLESRGLRVNMQKFDPYLNVDPGTMSPFQHGEVFVTDDGAETDLDLGHYERFTHAHLSQNNNLTSGRIYERIITRERRGDYLGKTVQVIPHVTNEIKAAALKVADGVDVVICEIGGTVGDIESQPFTEALRQMRHELGRRNTLFVHVSFVPWIAAAQELKTKPTQHSVKELRAMGIQPDILICRSERPLPEDQCDKIALFCDVDKKAVISAYDVKTVYQCPVMFAEQGVDDLIVELLHLDSAGTRDLSEWTAMLDALANPTDEVHIGLVGKYVEYEDSYKSLKEALLHAGIHHRVKVRMSWIESEQMFWPDCGEKLSDYDGILVPGGFGRRGVEGMLNAIRYAREKHVPYFGICLGMQTAVIEFARNICGLPGADSTEFDNGAADPVIYKLRDLLGVEELGGTMRLGAYECLLTEGSFARAAYGTEVISERHRHRYEFNRKYEKPLTDKGLRITGQSRDGKFVEICELPDHPYFLGCQFHPEFKSKPLEPHPLFQSFIGAACEFHQKRMETETNPLFAD, from the coding sequence ATGGCTAAGTACATCTTCGTCACCGGCGGCGTCGTCTCCTCCCTGGGGAAAGGGATCGCGGCCGCGTCCATCGGATGCCTTCTGGAGAGCCGCGGCCTCCGGGTCAACATGCAGAAGTTTGACCCCTATCTGAACGTCGATCCCGGCACAATGAGCCCGTTTCAGCACGGGGAAGTCTTCGTCACGGATGATGGCGCGGAAACTGATCTCGACCTGGGCCACTACGAGCGGTTCACGCATGCCCATCTCTCGCAGAACAACAACCTTACCTCGGGCCGCATCTACGAGCGGATCATTACCCGGGAACGGCGCGGCGACTATCTGGGTAAAACCGTCCAGGTGATCCCGCACGTGACGAATGAGATCAAGGCCGCCGCTCTAAAAGTGGCCGACGGCGTCGACGTAGTGATCTGCGAGATCGGCGGCACCGTGGGCGACATCGAGTCGCAGCCGTTCACCGAGGCGCTCCGCCAGATGCGGCACGAACTGGGCCGGCGCAACACGCTATTCGTCCACGTGTCCTTCGTGCCCTGGATCGCCGCGGCGCAGGAGCTAAAAACAAAGCCGACGCAGCACTCCGTGAAGGAACTGAGGGCGATGGGTATCCAGCCGGACATCCTCATCTGCCGGTCGGAACGGCCTTTGCCGGAAGACCAGTGCGACAAGATCGCGCTTTTCTGCGACGTCGACAAGAAGGCTGTAATCTCCGCCTACGACGTCAAAACCGTGTATCAGTGCCCCGTGATGTTCGCCGAGCAGGGTGTGGACGATCTGATCGTCGAACTGCTGCACCTGGACTCGGCCGGGACGCGGGACCTTAGCGAATGGACCGCCATGCTGGATGCACTGGCGAATCCAACTGATGAGGTGCATATTGGCCTGGTCGGCAAGTACGTGGAGTATGAAGACTCCTACAAGTCATTGAAAGAGGCGCTGTTGCACGCCGGCATTCACCACAGGGTGAAGGTGCGGATGAGCTGGATCGAGTCCGAACAGATGTTCTGGCCCGATTGCGGGGAGAAGCTGTCGGACTATGACGGCATTCTGGTGCCGGGTGGATTTGGCAGGCGCGGAGTGGAAGGCATGCTGAACGCGATCCGCTACGCGCGGGAGAAGCACGTACCCTACTTCGGCATCTGCCTGGGTATGCAGACCGCGGTGATCGAGTTTGCGAGGAATATCTGCGGATTGCCGGGTGCCGATTCGACCGAGTTCGACAACGGGGCGGCGGACCCGGTGATCTACAAACTCCGCGACCTGTTGGGCGTGGAGGAGTTAGGCGGCACCATGCGCCTGGGCGCCTATGAGTGCCTGTTGACCGAGGGCTCCTTCGCTCGCGCGGCCTACGGAACGGAAGTGATCAGCGAGCGCCACAGACACCGTTACGAATTCAATCGGAAGTATGAGAAGCCTTTAACTGACAAAGGCTTACGGATCACGGGTCAGTCGCGGGACGGCAAGTTCGTGGAGATCTGCGAACTGCCGGACCACCCCTACTTCCTGGGCTGTCAGTTCCACCCCGAGTTCAAGTCGAAGCCGCTGGAGCCGCATCCTCTGTTCCAGTCGTTCATCGGGGCGGCCTGCGAGTTCCATCAGAAGCGCATGGAAACCGAAACGAACCCACTTTTTGCCGACTAA
- the kdsB gene encoding 3-deoxy-manno-octulosonate cytidylyltransferase codes for MLCSIVPPKILGVIPARFASVRFPGKPIATLAGKPMIQHVWERALLAKLPRSIVIATDDDRIASVARSFGAEVVITRQDHLSGTDRVAEAASTTDADIVVNIQGDEPLIDPDAIDAAITVLLDDPACQMATLKKRIVGRDEIDNPNVVKVVTGHDGRALYFSRHPIPYSRGGAVTYWKHIGLYVYRRALLLGYSTLRPGILEQNEKLEQLRALENGISIRVAETAYETIGVDTPEDLLQVESLITTASIPTTTHG; via the coding sequence GTGCTATGCTCGATTGTGCCCCCCAAGATTCTGGGTGTCATACCCGCTCGCTTCGCATCTGTTCGATTCCCAGGCAAACCCATCGCTACACTGGCCGGAAAACCGATGATCCAGCACGTGTGGGAGCGGGCGCTTCTCGCCAAGCTGCCGCGGAGCATAGTCATCGCGACGGACGATGACCGCATCGCCAGCGTGGCACGGAGTTTTGGGGCAGAAGTTGTCATCACCCGCCAAGATCATCTTTCTGGAACGGACCGAGTCGCTGAGGCTGCGTCCACGACTGACGCCGACATCGTGGTCAATATACAAGGGGATGAGCCACTGATCGATCCGGATGCGATCGATGCGGCCATCACTGTTCTCTTAGACGATCCGGCATGCCAAATGGCCACATTGAAAAAGCGCATCGTCGGGCGGGACGAGATTGATAATCCTAATGTTGTCAAGGTGGTCACCGGTCACGATGGGCGGGCCCTGTACTTCTCGCGCCATCCGATCCCGTATAGCCGGGGCGGCGCGGTCACCTACTGGAAACACATTGGTCTGTATGTCTATCGCCGCGCTCTGTTGCTCGGCTACTCTACTTTGAGACCTGGCATCCTCGAACAGAACGAAAAATTGGAGCAACTCCGTGCGCTGGAGAACGGAATCTCCATTCGAGTGGCCGAAACCGCATACGAAACGATTGGCGTCGACACGCCCGAGGATCTCCTGCAAGTTGAATCGCTGATCACCACTGCTTCTATTCCCACCACTACTCATGGCTAA
- a CDS encoding VWA domain-containing protein, whose protein sequence is MSKFSRNSLIFCLLAGVLASAAALWGQQARPQITPRPKPAADTPESDRITPNLRIDTNVVLIPVTVTTPLNQFVTGMEKENFRVFEDKVEQEISYFASFDAPLSVGLVFDASGSMGSKLSKSRQASAQFFKTANPEDEFFLIQFNDRPQLVVPFTQNTEDIQSRLTFTQAKGRTALLDGIYMALQTLKKAKNPRKALLIISDGGDNSSRYTENEVRNLLKEADAQMYAIGIYEPIGSRSRSAEELSGPGLLSELTEMTGGRNFPVDNLNDLPDIAAKIGIELRNQYVLGYMSKNLTRDGKYRRVTVKLNQPRGMPPLKPLHRQGYYAPTQ, encoded by the coding sequence ATGTCGAAATTTAGCAGAAACTCTCTTATTTTCTGTCTCTTAGCCGGTGTGCTGGCGAGTGCTGCAGCCCTCTGGGGCCAGCAGGCGCGCCCGCAGATCACCCCCCGGCCGAAGCCTGCCGCGGACACGCCGGAAAGCGATCGCATCACCCCAAATCTGCGCATCGATACCAACGTCGTACTGATTCCGGTCACCGTCACAACCCCCCTCAATCAGTTCGTTACCGGCATGGAAAAGGAGAACTTCCGGGTCTTCGAGGACAAGGTCGAGCAGGAGATCAGTTACTTCGCCAGCTTCGACGCGCCGCTCTCCGTGGGCCTCGTTTTCGACGCCAGCGGCTCGATGGGCAGCAAGCTCAGCAAGAGCCGCCAGGCCTCCGCGCAGTTCTTCAAGACGGCCAATCCGGAAGATGAATTCTTCCTCATTCAGTTCAACGACCGCCCCCAACTCGTCGTACCCTTCACGCAGAACACCGAAGACATCCAGAGCCGTCTCACTTTCACCCAGGCCAAGGGCCGCACGGCTCTGCTCGACGGAATCTACATGGCGCTGCAAACCCTGAAGAAGGCCAAGAACCCTCGCAAGGCCCTGTTGATCATCTCCGATGGTGGCGACAATTCCAGCCGCTACACCGAGAACGAAGTGCGCAACCTGTTGAAGGAAGCCGATGCTCAGATGTATGCGATCGGCATCTACGAGCCCATCGGGTCGCGCAGTCGCAGCGCCGAGGAACTCTCCGGTCCGGGCCTGCTGAGCGAGCTCACCGAGATGACGGGCGGACGCAATTTTCCCGTGGATAACCTCAACGACCTGCCGGACATTGCCGCCAAGATCGGAATCGAGCTGCGGAATCAATACGTTCTGGGTTACATGTCGAAAAACCTGACGCGGGATGGGAAGTACCGTCGAGTCACGGTAAAATTAAACCAGCCGCGTGGAATGCCGCCGTTAAAGCCGCTCCACCGGCAGGGATACTATGCACCTACGCAGTAA